In the Brockia lithotrophica genome, GCGCCAGCGAAACCCCCGAAGACGCAGGGCGCCCGCAAGCGCGTCGATCACCCAAAAGCCTACGTTGTGCCGCGTGGCTTCATACGCTTTCCCTGGATTGCCGAGGCCGACGATGAGGCGCACGGGCACCCTCCCCCTAGTCGAAGAGCTTGCTCACCGAGAGACCCTCGTGCACGCGGACGATGGCTTCGGCGATGAGCGGGGCCACGGAAAGAATGCGCAAGTTCGGGAGACGTTTCTCCTCCGGTACGGGAATGGTGTCGGTGACGACGACTTCTTCCAAGTCTGCATTGCGCAGCCGTTCGACCGCGGGCCCGGAGAGGACGGGATGGGTGCACGCGGCATAGATCCGCTCGGCGCCCTCGCGACGCAGCGCTTCGGCGCCCAGGAGTATCGTGCCCGCGGTGTCGATGATGTCGTCCACGAGGATCGCCGTGCGCCCCCGCACGTCCCCCACGATGTTCATCACTTCCACGACGTTGGGAGCGGGACGCCGCTTGTCGATGATCGCGATGGAGGCCCCCAGGTAGTCGGCGAGGCGTCGGGCGCGCGTGACGCCTCCGTGATCGGGGGAAACGACGACGATGTCCCTCAGACCCTTGTCGGCAAAGTACTTTCCTATGATGGGCAGGGCGAGGAGGTGGTCCACCGGAATGTCGAAAAAGCCTTGTATCTGCATGGCGTGGAGGTCCATGGCAATCACGCGGTCGGCTCCGGCA is a window encoding:
- a CDS encoding Ribose-phosphate pyrophosphokinase, with translation MTFSHREHSGAPVFGQMRGEVRMLTYRDPSLKVFTGNANPELARAIAEHIGIPLGRAEVGRFSDGEIQVKVLESVRGADVFVIQPTSHPVNDHLMELLIMIDALKRASAARINVVMPYYGYARQDRKARARDPITAKLVANLIERAGADRVIAMDLHAMQIQGFFDIPVDHLLALPIIGKYFADKGLRDIVVVSPDHGGVTRARRLADYLGASIAIIDKRRPAPNVVEVMNIVGDVRGRTAILVDDIIDTAGTILLGAEALRREGAERIYAACTHPVLSGPAVERLRNADLEEVVVTDTIPVPEEKRLPNLRILSVAPLIAEAIVRVHEGLSVSKLFD